GCCCAGAGAAGAGACTCTCCATAGAATCGCGCAAGCCCGTCTGATCACGGGAGTGCGTGCCCGCAACTTGGCATTCTTCAGATCTTCCGCGTGGCAGCCGATCAGAAGCTCGATGGTTCCGCAGACACCACCGATGAAGGGCAAGATGAACATCATTAGTGTCACTAGGGGCCTTCCCCAAAGGTGACGCCACACGGCGTCAGTGCTCAGGGTGAGGCTGAGAAGCAGTGCGCCGACTACTGCTGCGGACCCGGCGATTGCTGTCAGAGTTAGGACGTAGCGTTCAAATCTGCCCTTTGCTCTGCGTGGGGCGAAGAAGTCTTTTGCTGTGTGCAACACACCCCCTAGCGGGCTTGGCTCGCTTCAAGCGCCTGGGCGATATCTTCCCAAACGTCGTCCACGTCCTCAATGCCGATACTGAGACGTACCAGGGACTCGGGAACCCTGTCGGGTTCGGAGGGGTGACGCCTGCGCCTCTCCGCAAGAGATTCCACACCGCCCAGGCTGGTGGCAGGCACGATCAACTCTAGAGCTTCTACAAAGCGGTCTGCGCGTTGGGGTCCGCCCTCGAGCTCAATGGAGATGATGGCGCCGAATCCAGACAGCTGGTCTTTAGCGCGCTGATGGTTGGGATCAGATGGCAATCCAGGGTAACGAACCCGCGTGATGTCTTCATGGCCTAGGAGTCGGCGTGCCAGAATCCCTGCCGACTCTTCAGATCTGTCCAATCGAAGTGCCAGGGTTCGTAGTCCTCGCAGGGTCAGCCACGCTTCAAACTGGCCCGGAATGCCACCGCGAAGGCTCCGTCGGGCGTGAAGGGTCTTCCTCAACTCGGGGTCTTTGGTGACAGTGAGTCCCAAGATTACGTCCGAGTGTCCAGCGATGAACTTGGTTGCGGAATGTACGACGACATCCGCGCCAACACGTAGTGGCTGCTGGCGTAAGGGAGTGCTG
This genomic stretch from Schaalia sp. JY-X169 harbors:
- a CDS encoding PLP-dependent aspartate aminotransferase family protein; this encodes MSTFSSSKSATRVVSLGRPPRVDGAAVNPPIAMSSTFVGSGYVTAENRVYARFSNAAWEPLEDAIGQLEGSPTAGLAYASGLAAVSAVFDLVPGGGVLVIPTASYNGTIALARALSADGKLQLREADPIDTEATIAAMDGADLFWIESPSNPLLEIAELPTLIAAAHDRGLLVAVDNTFSTPLRQQPLRVGADVVVHSATKFIAGHSDVILGLTVTKDPELRKTLHARRSLRGGIPGQFEAWLTLRGLRTLALRLDRSEESAGILARRLLGHEDITRVRYPGLPSDPNHQRAKDQLSGFGAIISIELEGGPQRADRFVEALELIVPATSLGGVESLAERRRRHPSEPDRVPESLVRLSIGIEDVDDVWEDIAQALEASQAR